Proteins encoded by one window of Candidatus Nitrosocosmicus arcticus:
- a CDS encoding MarR family winged helix-turn-helix transcriptional regulator, with protein MIKYDFQNSIGFIINRIGKSLIYVIDQELRKNFGITFGQWKVLIILANNATGLTQKEIADKLALEGPTLIPIIDKLEKDAFVNRKIDPRDRRINRIFLTEKAHGSLDDTIDRVSQIKKICLGQISEEDISTTKKTLDQMWLNLQDKFNLNCSEEIKQKRELMNQPTSNIIIEKRHTSAKTNL; from the coding sequence ATGATTAAGTATGATTTCCAGAATAGCATTGGTTTTATTATTAACAGGATTGGCAAATCGTTAATTTATGTAATAGACCAAGAATTGCGTAAGAATTTTGGTATTACCTTTGGACAGTGGAAAGTACTAATAATACTTGCAAATAATGCTACCGGTTTAACTCAGAAGGAAATAGCTGATAAATTAGCTTTAGAAGGGCCAACCCTCATTCCAATAATCGATAAATTAGAAAAGGATGCATTTGTAAATAGAAAAATCGATCCAAGGGATCGAAGAATAAATCGCATTTTCTTGACCGAAAAGGCACACGGCTCACTTGATGATACAATAGATCGTGTATCTCAAATAAAAAAAATATGTCTCGGTCAAATTTCTGAAGAGGATATTTCCACAACAAAAAAAACTTTGGACCAGATGTGGCTTAATTTGCAGGATAAATTCAATTTAAATTGCTCAGAGGAAATCAAGCAAAAACGAGAATTAATGAATCAACCTACATCGAACATTATTATTGAGAAACGACATACATCCGCAAAAACTAATCTATAA
- a CDS encoding MFS transporter: protein MRNDIHPQKLIYKIDKRIKKYKLGGLKKLTSKRIKGSSFNFKGLLKVSQPWKVLIILSCLATMAMYAETMLIPAIPTLINDFDVSYGLSSWILTSYLIAGAVMTPIAGKLSDIYGRKKILIIIMAIYTVGVSLGGFAGDFLTMIIARTIQGIGLGMFPIAFSIIRDQFPRERISITTGIITSMFAAGSVIGLSVGALIIHEFGWKMTFFTIIPISIMLLLMIRKYIHVSDDNNLEEKTEKQNQRTKLQNNSTNKIPNKKQMIYSQIDISGSILLAITIVTFLLSLTYLQTSPDETASNFSGDVTTSTYSSLEQIAPFLAIGATSLFFFVYLERRIKYPLIDFKIFLRPPILLSNMIIMIVGLSMFMVFQTIPILVQSPEPIGFGENAVNTGKIQLPFALVLLIFGPTSGFIISKLGSIKPIILGTVLTATGFSMLLFFHSTELSISIGLAVLSTGLSLASVGAVNVTLLATPIELTGVTMGISTMLRIVGSSIGPTLAAMYMQTNQSLINIKGNTESLPSSFSFDLIFLSALVFSIAAIGMSIVLSKKIHAKPYLQ, encoded by the coding sequence TTGAGAAACGACATACATCCGCAAAAACTAATCTATAAGATTGATAAAAGGATTAAAAAATACAAATTGGGGGGGTTAAAGAAACTGACATCTAAAAGAATAAAGGGATCCTCTTTTAATTTCAAAGGTCTGCTCAAAGTATCACAACCATGGAAAGTACTAATCATTCTTAGTTGTCTTGCCACAATGGCGATGTATGCAGAAACAATGTTGATACCTGCAATTCCTACTCTAATCAATGATTTTGATGTCTCTTATGGATTATCATCATGGATTTTGACATCCTATTTGATAGCAGGAGCTGTTATGACCCCTATAGCAGGTAAACTGTCTGACATCTATGGAAGAAAGAAAATTTTGATAATTATCATGGCTATATACACTGTCGGGGTTTCTTTAGGAGGATTTGCGGGCGATTTTCTTACCATGATAATAGCAAGAACAATTCAGGGCATTGGCTTAGGGATGTTCCCTATAGCATTTAGCATTATTCGAGATCAATTTCCAAGGGAACGAATTTCCATCACGACCGGAATCATTACTTCGATGTTTGCTGCAGGTTCGGTCATTGGATTATCAGTCGGAGCTTTGATTATTCATGAATTTGGATGGAAGATGACATTTTTTACAATAATTCCTATTTCTATAATGTTGCTACTAATGATCCGAAAATATATTCATGTTTCAGATGATAACAATCTTGAGGAGAAGACTGAAAAACAAAATCAACGAACAAAGTTACAGAATAATTCTACAAACAAAATTCCAAATAAGAAACAAATGATTTATTCCCAAATAGACATTAGCGGATCGATTCTACTAGCAATTACTATTGTTACTTTCCTGCTCTCTTTGACGTACTTGCAAACATCTCCAGATGAAACTGCATCCAATTTTTCTGGTGATGTTACTACTAGTACATACTCTTCCTTGGAACAAATTGCCCCATTTTTAGCAATTGGAGCAACATCTCTCTTCTTTTTTGTTTATTTGGAGAGGCGAATCAAATATCCATTAATTGATTTTAAAATTTTCTTGAGACCACCAATCTTGCTTTCAAATATGATCATTATGATAGTAGGATTATCGATGTTTATGGTTTTTCAGACTATTCCGATACTAGTACAAAGTCCAGAACCTATTGGGTTTGGGGAAAACGCCGTCAATACCGGTAAAATCCAATTGCCTTTCGCGCTAGTCCTTTTAATATTTGGACCAACTTCTGGATTTATCATTTCGAAACTGGGATCGATAAAACCAATAATTTTAGGTACTGTTCTTACAGCGACCGGATTTTCCATGTTGTTATTCTTTCATTCAACAGAGCTCTCAATCTCCATAGGCTTGGCAGTATTATCCACTGGCCTCTCCCTTGCTTCCGTAGGGGCAGTAAACGTCACCCTACTAGCTACACCTATAGAATTGACGGGTGTAACCATGGGGATTAGTACAATGCTGAGAATTGTGGGGTCATCAATTGGGCCGACTTTGGCTGCAATGTATATGCAAACAAATCAGTCGCTAATTAACATAAAAGGAAATACTGAATCATTACCTTCCTCCTTCTCTTTCGACCTAATATTTCTTAGCGCCCTGGTGTTTTCAATAGCTGCCATAGGCATGTCTATCGTATTGAGCAAAAAAATACATGCTAAACCCTACTTACAATAA
- a CDS encoding MBL fold metallo-hydrolase — MTLKFLEKNLSVFSFMTILSALILLLSNSLVPNQTSAITLEEQEGFPKLVLVSTSADSQQDSNNSISVNATQLPEKAKGPAIPSKGYLVEEIRGGLYWVTDGVYNTIFLVNDDGVIAVDAPPSLGENYIKAIREVTDKPIIYVVYSHSHIDHIGAAGNIFPNNITIVAQEETAKLLKIANDSNRPIPTITFKDNYNLTLGNQTLELDYKGVNHEPGNIYIYAPNQKTLMLVDVIFPGWVPFKDLAITTNVPGFVQAHDIVSSYDFDTLVGGHLTRLGTVEDVNIQKDFIADLVNASKAANSKINFMDYVSKYGLTNPWLTFSEYSDAVTNECTNTMLAKWKDRVGGAEQFTESHCWTMTESQRVD; from the coding sequence ATGACCTTAAAGTTTTTAGAGAAAAATCTTTCCGTATTCTCTTTTATGACAATACTAAGTGCATTAATTCTATTACTCTCCAATTCACTGGTTCCCAACCAAACCTCAGCTATCACATTGGAAGAACAAGAAGGATTTCCAAAGTTGGTTCTAGTTTCTACATCAGCCGATAGTCAACAAGACTCAAACAATTCAATTTCAGTTAATGCTACTCAATTACCAGAAAAGGCCAAAGGACCTGCAATACCATCCAAGGGTTACTTAGTCGAGGAAATACGCGGTGGTCTTTATTGGGTTACTGACGGAGTTTATAATACCATATTTCTTGTGAATGATGATGGTGTAATAGCTGTTGATGCACCACCTTCCCTAGGAGAAAATTATATCAAGGCTATTAGAGAAGTAACAGACAAGCCAATAATATATGTGGTTTATAGTCATTCTCATATTGACCATATCGGAGCTGCTGGAAACATATTTCCAAATAACATCACAATTGTAGCTCAAGAAGAAACTGCCAAATTATTAAAAATTGCAAATGATTCAAACCGACCCATTCCCACCATCACGTTTAAGGACAATTATAATCTGACTCTTGGTAATCAAACTCTAGAACTTGACTATAAGGGTGTTAATCATGAACCTGGTAATATATACATTTATGCTCCAAATCAAAAGACGTTAATGCTTGTAGATGTTATATTTCCTGGCTGGGTTCCATTCAAGGATCTGGCTATAACCACGAATGTTCCGGGTTTTGTGCAGGCTCATGATATAGTATCAAGTTACGATTTTGATACACTTGTTGGTGGTCACCTAACTCGGCTAGGTACTGTAGAAGATGTGAACATTCAAAAGGATTTCATTGCCGACTTGGTCAATGCTTCAAAGGCAGCAAATAGTAAAATTAACTTTATGGACTATGTATCAAAATATGGACTCACAAATCCATGGCTTACATTTTCTGAATACTCTGATGCAGTAACTAATGAATGCACCAATACAATGCTAGCCAAATGGAAAGATCGAGTAGGAGGAGCAGAGCAATTTACAGAAAGTCATTGTTGGACAATGACTGAAAGTCAGAGAGTCGATTGA
- the hflX gene encoding GTPase HflX, giving the protein MHQANVILVTYPQDFAVEEAKSLVESIPNYKVVRVFTQRYLNRAKYGMGFGKAEEIKQFVSQAGNIEKVIVDEHLGAKQIFNLEELIKIPLIDRERLILDIFYSRATTNEAKLQIQLAEIQYKMPRVRENAKLMSKSNERVGKGGMGEYIVDVQFRDLKRQMSFVKEKLKDANLKRHEYRKQRLRKGMFIVSLVGYTSSGKTTLFNLLTKENKETSADLFTTLSTTTRSLDNSGNIDNKDNEDVLVVDTVGFISRLPHYMIDAFKSTLEESLEADLIFFLIDCSENLEDIGIKYSSCWKVLEELKIDKSKLHIVLTKVETTKSDTIQEIMKYMDDSIDKIAISSKTGFGIHKLRSLISSKKHKLKDEQSKLTPS; this is encoded by the coding sequence TTGCATCAAGCTAATGTAATCCTAGTTACTTATCCACAAGATTTTGCAGTAGAAGAGGCCAAAAGTTTAGTTGAATCAATCCCAAATTATAAAGTAGTAAGGGTTTTTACTCAAAGGTACTTAAACCGCGCCAAATATGGTATGGGATTCGGCAAAGCTGAAGAAATAAAACAATTTGTTTCACAAGCAGGTAATATAGAAAAAGTAATTGTTGATGAACATTTAGGTGCAAAACAGATATTTAATTTAGAAGAACTTATAAAAATTCCATTAATTGATAGAGAGCGATTGATTCTTGATATTTTCTATTCTCGGGCGACAACGAATGAAGCCAAACTGCAAATCCAATTAGCTGAGATTCAATACAAGATGCCTCGTGTAAGAGAAAATGCAAAACTCATGAGTAAAAGTAATGAGAGGGTGGGAAAAGGAGGAATGGGCGAATACATCGTAGATGTTCAATTTCGTGATTTAAAACGACAGATGTCGTTCGTCAAAGAAAAATTAAAAGATGCTAATCTCAAACGTCACGAATATCGCAAGCAAAGACTAAGAAAAGGAATGTTCATCGTTTCCCTTGTTGGATATACCAGTTCAGGAAAAACCACCCTTTTTAATCTGCTTACCAAGGAAAATAAAGAAACTTCTGCTGATTTGTTCACAACACTATCAACCACCACAAGATCACTTGACAATTCTGGTAATATTGACAATAAAGACAATGAAGATGTCTTGGTTGTGGATACAGTAGGTTTTATTAGCAGGCTTCCGCATTACATGATAGACGCTTTCAAATCTACATTAGAAGAATCACTTGAAGCCGATTTGATTTTCTTTTTGATAGATTGTTCAGAGAATTTAGAGGATATTGGTATAAAGTATTCTAGTTGTTGGAAGGTTCTCGAAGAACTCAAAATCGACAAGTCAAAATTACACATAGTGTTAACCAAAGTAGAGACTACCAAATCCGATACAATACAAGAAATAATGAAATACATGGACGATTCAATAGACAAGATTGCTATTTCATCAAAAACAGGATTTGGGATTCATAAACTTAGAAGCTTGATATCTTCAAAAAAGCACAAATTAAAGGATGAACAGTCAAAACTCACCCCCTCGTAA
- a CDS encoding ChaB family protein has translation MPESDKRKKEDDDLKLSDATEKRIDQLPEHAQHIFKKAHASALKEYEDPKKRRGGAKENVEGVAHKVAWAAVKKDYKKKGDEWVEK, from the coding sequence ATGCCTGAAAGCGACAAAAGGAAAAAAGAGGATGACGACCTCAAATTATCTGATGCAACTGAGAAAAGAATAGATCAGCTGCCGGAGCATGCTCAGCATATTTTCAAGAAGGCTCACGCTAGCGCGCTTAAGGAATATGAGGACCCAAAAAAAAGGAGAGGCGGTGCAAAGGAGAACGTAGAAGGGGTAGCACATAAGGTAGCGTGGGCTGCTGTGAAGAAAGATTATAAGAAAAAGGGCGATGAATGGGTTGAGAAATAG